A genomic region of Mesorhizobium sp. NZP2077 contains the following coding sequences:
- a CDS encoding zf-TFIIB domain-containing protein — protein MTTSLLGLVCPSCRVALTMSERQGIEIDYCPQCRGVWLDRGELDKIIERSGREASPALQPQQAVFSQPPHGQSLDDDYSRSHGHRYPKRKKSFFEELFD, from the coding sequence ATGACAACTTCCCTCCTTGGCCTGGTTTGCCCCTCCTGCCGCGTCGCGCTCACAATGAGCGAACGCCAGGGTATCGAGATCGACTACTGCCCGCAGTGCCGCGGCGTCTGGCTTGATCGAGGCGAACTCGACAAGATCATCGAACGTTCCGGCAGGGAGGCATCACCCGCGCTGCAGCCGCAGCAAGCAGTGTTCTCACAGCCGCCGCACGGCCAATCCCTCGACGACGATTATTCCCGCTCGCACGGACACCGCTATCCGAAGCGGAAGAAATCATTCTTCGAAGAATTGTTCGATTGA
- a CDS encoding ArgE/DapE family deacylase, with the protein MPERIADEAILGAVDDGFARQVAFLADLVRFPSQRGEEHAAQSFMAAAYQADGYAVDMWRVDVDAIRDLPGFSPVAVSYDDAFNVVAAHTPRNATGRSLILNGHIDVVPTGPLDRWVRYPYDPAIEDGWMHGRGAGDMKAGLSACLYALTALRSLGYQPAANVYLQSVVEEECTGNGALACLQRGYRADAAFIPEPLEPRLMRAQVGPIWFRVEVDGDPQHASGAFSAGANAIEKAFLIIQALKQLEIAWNARKVDDKHFCDHPHPIRFNLGKIEGGEWTSSVPARCVFEMRVATYPGQKLEDARAELEACIADAARADPFLANRPPTMTYNGFMAEGYVLEDADEMEAALRRSHTAVWGEPLTEHVTSATTDARFFGLYADTPAIVYGPICRMPHGYDEAVDLDSVRKVTQTIALFIADWCGLEPIDPEASS; encoded by the coding sequence ATGCCTGAGCGAATTGCCGACGAAGCCATTTTGGGCGCGGTCGATGACGGCTTCGCGCGGCAAGTCGCATTCCTGGCGGATCTCGTACGCTTTCCCTCCCAGCGTGGCGAGGAACACGCCGCGCAATCCTTCATGGCGGCTGCCTATCAGGCCGATGGCTATGCGGTTGACATGTGGCGCGTCGATGTCGACGCGATCCGCGACCTTCCGGGCTTTTCACCTGTTGCGGTTTCCTATGACGATGCCTTCAACGTCGTTGCCGCTCACACGCCGCGAAACGCCACCGGCCGCTCGCTGATCCTCAATGGCCATATCGACGTGGTGCCGACGGGACCGCTCGACCGCTGGGTGCGCTACCCCTACGACCCGGCCATCGAGGATGGCTGGATGCATGGTCGCGGCGCCGGCGACATGAAGGCCGGGCTGTCGGCCTGTCTCTACGCGCTGACCGCCTTGCGCAGCCTCGGCTATCAGCCGGCAGCGAACGTCTACCTCCAGTCGGTGGTCGAGGAGGAATGCACCGGCAATGGCGCGCTCGCTTGCCTGCAGCGCGGCTACCGCGCCGACGCCGCCTTCATTCCCGAACCGCTGGAACCAAGGCTGATGCGGGCGCAGGTCGGGCCGATCTGGTTCAGGGTCGAGGTCGACGGCGATCCGCAGCACGCCTCCGGCGCCTTCTCGGCCGGCGCTAATGCCATCGAAAAAGCATTTCTCATCATCCAGGCGCTGAAGCAGCTCGAAATCGCCTGGAATGCGCGCAAGGTCGATGACAAGCATTTCTGCGATCATCCGCATCCGATCCGCTTCAACCTCGGCAAGATCGAGGGCGGTGAGTGGACATCGAGCGTTCCGGCGCGCTGTGTCTTCGAAATGCGGGTCGCGACCTATCCCGGCCAGAAGCTGGAGGATGCGAGAGCCGAACTCGAAGCCTGCATCGCCGATGCAGCGCGCGCCGATCCGTTCCTGGCCAATCGCCCACCTACAATGACCTATAATGGCTTCATGGCCGAGGGCTATGTGCTGGAGGATGCCGACGAGATGGAAGCCGCGCTGCGCCGCAGCCATACCGCCGTCTGGGGCGAGCCGCTGACGGAGCACGTCACCTCGGCGACGACGGATGCGCGCTTCTTCGGCCTCTATGCCGACACGCCGGCGATCGTCTACGGCCCGATCTGCCGCATGCCGCATGGCTATGACGAGGCCGTCGATCTCGATTCTGTGCGCAAGGTCACCCAGACCATTGCGCTGTTCATCGCCGACTGGTGCGGCCTCGAGCCGATCGATCCGGAGGCGAGCTCATGA
- a CDS encoding Tim44 domain-containing protein: protein MMSRTSRFATLFAGLFLAFSMVAIDHAEARRGGSFGSRGTRTFQSAPPTRTAPAPTAPIERSMTPNTGVNSAARQPQVQRPSFMSGFGGTMMRGLLIGGLIGLLLGQGFGGLAGMFGFLLQALLIGGAIMLAIRFFRSQSARGPAPALAGAGNAQASIFENRAAAQQQTAGSFTIPGFGGGSGGGSPAAGSEEITLAQIDLDTFQQLLTDVQEAFGREDHAALRRATTPEMVSYLSEELADNAQKGLRNEVSDITLLQADVAESWREDDRDYATAALRYESRDVMRERATNKVVEGDEDHPTETTELWTFTRENGSSWKLSAIQQA from the coding sequence ATGATGTCTCGTACAAGCCGATTTGCCACCCTCTTTGCAGGGCTGTTCCTGGCATTCTCCATGGTTGCGATCGATCATGCCGAGGCGCGGCGCGGCGGCAGCTTTGGCAGTCGCGGCACGCGCACGTTCCAGTCGGCGCCGCCGACCCGGACCGCACCGGCGCCAACCGCTCCGATCGAGCGTTCGATGACGCCCAACACCGGTGTGAACTCTGCCGCCCGCCAGCCGCAGGTGCAGAGACCTAGCTTCATGAGCGGCTTCGGCGGGACGATGATGCGCGGCCTGCTGATCGGTGGCCTGATCGGGCTGCTCTTGGGCCAAGGCTTCGGCGGCCTGGCCGGCATGTTCGGCTTCCTGCTTCAGGCCCTTCTCATCGGTGGCGCGATCATGCTGGCCATCCGCTTCTTCAGGTCGCAGTCAGCGCGTGGCCCTGCGCCCGCGCTCGCCGGTGCCGGCAATGCCCAGGCGTCGATATTTGAGAACCGTGCTGCGGCACAGCAGCAAACTGCGGGCTCGTTCACAATTCCCGGCTTTGGTGGCGGTTCAGGCGGGGGCTCTCCAGCCGCCGGTTCTGAAGAGATCACGCTCGCCCAGATCGATCTCGATACGTTCCAGCAGTTGTTGACCGATGTCCAGGAAGCATTCGGGCGCGAAGACCATGCCGCCCTGCGCCGGGCGACGACGCCCGAGATGGTGTCCTATCTCTCGGAAGAGCTGGCCGACAATGCCCAGAAAGGTCTCAGGAACGAGGTATCCGACATCACTTTGCTGCAGGCCGACGTGGCGGAAAGCTGGCGCGAGGATGACCGCGACTACGCCACGGCCGCATTGCGCTACGAGTCCCGCGACGTGATGCGAGAACGGGCCACCAACAAGGTTGTCGAGGGCGACGAGGACCATCCGACAGAGACGACGGAGCTGTGGACATTCACACGAGAGAATGGCTCGAGCTGGAAGCTCTCGGCAATACAGCAGGCTTGA
- a CDS encoding GNAT family N-acetyltransferase, which produces MLVTQGALPDEITDLSSGYRRVPAGKIVNAVTWMEARAPVSGLAQPLAMTRITKPDSGCYRAIFLEIGAPWLWDRAAEMSDADISAHFSDPRQHVYYGHDDSGDHVGMVEFCVTDDDEIEITYFGLFPLLTGRGLGKRLMAGALDQAWRLGPGRIWLHTSSIDHHSVIGFYRACGFEPFAAGFEITDDPRLNGTLPRDAAPQIPLIETEWGSGVK; this is translated from the coding sequence ATGCTGGTCACCCAAGGCGCATTGCCGGATGAAATCACCGATCTGTCGTCCGGCTACCGGCGCGTGCCGGCCGGCAAGATCGTCAATGCGGTGACATGGATGGAAGCGCGTGCCCCGGTGTCGGGCCTCGCCCAACCCTTGGCAATGACACGGATCACCAAGCCCGACAGTGGCTGCTACCGCGCGATCTTCCTCGAGATCGGCGCTCCCTGGCTGTGGGACCGCGCCGCCGAAATGTCGGATGCCGACATATCAGCGCATTTTTCCGACCCTCGCCAGCATGTCTATTACGGCCATGATGATAGCGGCGACCATGTCGGCATGGTCGAATTCTGCGTGACCGACGACGATGAGATCGAGATCACCTATTTCGGCCTGTTCCCCTTGCTGACCGGCCGGGGCCTTGGCAAGCGGCTGATGGCCGGCGCGCTCGATCAGGCATGGCGCCTCGGCCCCGGCCGCATCTGGCTGCACACGAGCAGTATCGATCATCACAGCGTCATCGGTTTCTACAGGGCTTGCGGGTTTGAGCCCTTTGCGGCCGGTTTCGAAATCACCGACGATCCCCGACTCAACGGAACCCTGCCGCGCGATGCGGCCCCGCAGATCCCGTTGATCGAAACGGAATGGGGGAGTGGGGTCAAATGA
- a CDS encoding aspartate aminotransferase family protein, which translates to MPVSQSSPYPANADPTPSEQALLERRARLLGPTYRAFYRNPIHLVRGSGVWLYDAQGRKFLDAYNNVASVGHCHPRVVEALSGQAATLNTHTRYLSEIILDYAEKLLGTVPAHLGHAMFTCTGSEANDLAIRIAQHSTGNIGVIITDFAYHGATIATAQLSPAAVGAKGVPAHHRTAAAPDTFRDHGRAAHDFAKNVAAAIEDMLAQNIRPAALLLDSAFSSDGIFFPDAAVMREAADHVRKAGGIVIADEVQSGFGRLGQGMWGFANYGIEPDIVTMGKPIGDGHPMGAVLVRPRLVSSFGSNTGYFNTFGGNPVAAAVGIAVLNVIEGEGLIENARNVGAYTAELLRALQGRHGMVGDVRHNGLYFGVELTADGDEALAASKTSAVVEAMRQDGVLISSCGPRGNVLKIRPPLPFARDNAEQLAETLDRALSNW; encoded by the coding sequence ATGCCCGTGTCCCAGTCCTCGCCATATCCTGCAAATGCCGACCCGACGCCATCCGAGCAAGCCCTGCTTGAGCGCCGCGCCAGGCTGCTCGGGCCGACCTATCGCGCCTTCTACCGCAACCCGATCCATCTGGTGCGCGGCAGCGGCGTCTGGCTCTACGATGCGCAGGGCCGCAAATTCCTCGATGCCTACAACAATGTCGCCTCGGTCGGGCACTGCCATCCGCGTGTCGTCGAGGCGCTGTCGGGGCAGGCCGCCACGCTCAACACGCACACGCGCTATCTCAGCGAGATCATCCTCGACTACGCGGAAAAACTGCTCGGCACCGTTCCGGCCCATCTCGGCCATGCCATGTTCACCTGCACCGGCAGCGAGGCCAACGACCTTGCCATCCGCATCGCCCAGCATTCCACCGGCAACATCGGCGTGATCATCACCGACTTCGCCTATCACGGCGCCACGATCGCCACCGCACAGCTGTCTCCGGCCGCGGTCGGGGCAAAGGGCGTGCCCGCGCATCATCGGACCGCGGCAGCGCCGGACACGTTCCGCGACCATGGCCGCGCCGCGCATGATTTCGCCAAAAATGTCGCGGCGGCAATCGAGGATATGCTCGCGCAGAATATCCGTCCGGCGGCGCTGCTGCTCGACTCGGCCTTTTCCAGTGACGGCATTTTCTTCCCCGACGCGGCGGTGATGCGCGAAGCGGCGGATCACGTCAGGAAGGCCGGCGGCATCGTCATTGCCGATGAAGTCCAGTCCGGCTTCGGCCGGCTTGGTCAGGGCATGTGGGGTTTTGCCAATTACGGCATCGAGCCTGACATCGTCACCATGGGCAAGCCGATCGGTGATGGACATCCGATGGGCGCGGTGCTGGTGCGGCCGCGGCTTGTTTCATCCTTCGGCTCCAACACCGGCTACTTCAACACATTCGGCGGCAATCCGGTCGCGGCCGCCGTCGGCATCGCCGTTCTGAACGTGATCGAAGGCGAGGGGCTGATCGAGAACGCGCGCAATGTCGGTGCCTATACGGCTGAGCTGTTGCGCGCGCTGCAGGGCCGGCATGGCATGGTCGGTGACGTCAGGCATAACGGCCTCTATTTCGGCGTCGAGTTGACGGCCGATGGCGACGAGGCCTTGGCCGCAAGCAAGACATCGGCGGTTGTCGAAGCCATGCGCCAGGATGGCGTGCTGATCTCGTCCTGCGGTCCGCGCGGCAATGTCCTGAAGATCAGGCCGCCTCTGCCCTTCGCCAGGGATAATGCCGAGCAACTGGCCGAGACGCTCGATCGCGCTTTATCGAACTGGTGA
- a CDS encoding MaoC family dehydratase, with amino-acid sequence MNDFAPTVGIASTYPQNMPEDHAALPVWNAENWFYEDWPVGQKIRSLRRTMAEGDSHLFNTLVLDIHPYVQDQMFAESEGIFGKRLIAGAFVFSAGLGLVATNCVNAFSYGYDRLRFIKPVFIGDTIYSIRSNLDKKPRYKEMGLIRASYEVFKGEGELVLYCEHLQTVKYRNPADFVGKTEK; translated from the coding sequence ATGAACGACTTCGCACCCACTGTCGGCATTGCCTCGACGTATCCCCAGAACATGCCGGAGGACCATGCCGCGCTGCCGGTGTGGAATGCCGAGAACTGGTTCTACGAGGACTGGCCGGTCGGCCAGAAAATCCGCTCGTTGCGGCGCACCATGGCTGAGGGCGACAGCCACCTGTTCAACACGCTGGTGCTCGACATCCACCCTTATGTGCAGGACCAGATGTTTGCCGAGAGCGAAGGCATTTTCGGCAAACGGCTGATCGCCGGCGCCTTTGTCTTTTCGGCAGGCCTCGGGCTGGTCGCCACCAACTGCGTCAACGCCTTTTCCTATGGCTACGACAGACTGCGTTTCATAAAGCCTGTCTTCATCGGCGACACGATCTATTCGATCCGCTCCAACCTCGACAAGAAGCCTCGCTACAAGGAAATGGGGCTGATCCGCGCCAGCTACGAAGTGTTCAAGGGCGAAGGTGAGCTCGTTCTCTATTGCGAGCATCTGCAGACGGTGAAGTACCGCAACCCGGCCGATTTCGTCGGCAAGACGGAGAAATAG
- a CDS encoding phosphotransferase, whose translation MNAAVPDGFGETLAEDAPDVSIADALAILRRHYGLTGSARPLPGERDHNFHIQTEGEGEFVLKFSHPAEEAGFTDFQNKALDHILAVDPTLPVPSVRKSLEGEAQFTVSVGGSAPRIIRLVTYLPGQLLSRSPTSAAQDRNLGIFLARLGRALRGFFHSAAGSDLLWDIRKVAKTRPMMAHIADGGHRAMVERVMDAFEEHAAPVIPGLRAQIVHNDMNSYNVVMDASRPEVVTGILDFGDMIHSPLICDIAIGAVYRWPAQGHPLAPAARFVAGYQSVQPLETEEIGILFDLIRARLALIANIASWQAERFPAKRDYVLRLITEVWASLERLDGLSSADARRYFLDHSNPE comes from the coding sequence ATGAACGCGGCCGTGCCTGACGGTTTCGGCGAAACGCTCGCCGAGGATGCGCCTGACGTTTCGATCGCCGACGCGTTGGCCATCTTGCGCCGGCACTACGGCCTCACCGGCAGCGCGCGTCCGTTGCCCGGCGAACGCGACCACAATTTCCATATCCAGACCGAAGGCGAGGGCGAGTTCGTCCTCAAGTTCTCCCACCCGGCGGAAGAAGCTGGCTTCACCGATTTCCAGAACAAGGCGCTCGACCATATCCTTGCGGTTGATCCGACCTTGCCGGTCCCCTCGGTGCGCAAAAGCCTCGAGGGCGAAGCGCAATTCACGGTCAGTGTCGGTGGATCGGCGCCGCGCATCATCCGGCTGGTTACCTATCTGCCCGGCCAGTTGCTGTCGCGCTCGCCAACGTCGGCTGCACAGGATCGCAATCTCGGCATCTTCCTCGCCCGGCTTGGCCGGGCGCTGCGCGGCTTCTTCCATTCGGCCGCCGGCAGCGACCTTCTCTGGGATATCCGCAAGGTCGCCAAGACACGGCCGATGATGGCGCATATCGCTGATGGCGGCCACCGGGCCATGGTCGAACGTGTGATGGACGCCTTCGAGGAGCATGCTGCGCCGGTCATCCCTGGGCTACGCGCGCAGATCGTCCACAATGACATGAATTCCTACAATGTGGTGATGGATGCGTCGCGGCCGGAGGTCGTGACCGGCATCCTCGATTTCGGCGACATGATCCATTCGCCGCTGATCTGCGACATCGCCATCGGCGCCGTCTACCGTTGGCCGGCGCAAGGTCATCCGCTGGCACCGGCCGCGCGCTTTGTCGCCGGCTATCAATCCGTGCAACCGCTGGAGACCGAGGAGATCGGCATCCTCTTCGATCTGATCCGTGCCCGCCTTGCGCTCATCGCCAACATCGCCAGCTGGCAGGCGGAACGCTTCCCGGCCAAGCGCGACTATGTGCTGCGCCTCATCACCGAGGTCTGGGCCTCGCTCGAACGGCTGGATGGACTGTCGTCCGCGGATGCCCGCCGCTATTTTCTCGATCATTCCAATCCGGAGTAG
- a CDS encoding acetolactate synthase large subunit: protein MTKGSDLFVAALENEGVERIFGIPGEENLDIVESIRRSSIQLILTRHEQAAAFMAATYGRLTGKAGVCITTLGPGALNLTTGSAYALLGAMPMIMITGQKGILSSRQARFQIVDIVAAMKPLTKLSRQIVSPKMIPSLVREAFRVAQEERPGPVHLELPEDIAAAECEPIALVPTHPVELPLASPGALDRAARMIMEARRPLLMFGAAASRPRVTPDVAQFVLRTQIPYFTTQMGKGTVPGGTELYMGTAALSERDYVHEAIEQADLIITIGHDTVEKPPFIMGAKGPKVIHVGYQTADVEQVYFPQAEIVGDLGPSLALLVDRIEGKIPNAQALLPLREGILSRIAARATEDRFTPQRIVYDVRTVMPADGILALDNGMYKIWFARNYRTRMANTLLLDNALATMGAGLPSAMMAALLYPQRRVMAICGDGGFMMNSQELETAVRLKLNLVVLLLEDHAYGMIRWKQAVDEFPDFGMTFGNPDFVKYAEAYGAKGTRVDTIADLRPALEQAFAGGGVHLVVVPIDYSENTRVLVDELRERLPAPQTP, encoded by the coding sequence ATGACCAAAGGTTCGGATCTGTTCGTCGCGGCCCTCGAGAATGAAGGGGTTGAGCGGATTTTCGGCATTCCGGGCGAGGAAAACCTCGACATCGTCGAATCCATCCGTCGCTCGTCGATCCAGCTGATCCTGACCCGCCACGAGCAGGCGGCGGCCTTCATGGCCGCCACCTATGGCAGGCTCACCGGCAAGGCAGGCGTTTGCATCACCACGCTTGGCCCCGGCGCGCTTAATCTGACGACCGGCTCGGCCTATGCGCTGCTCGGCGCGATGCCGATGATCATGATCACCGGTCAGAAAGGCATCCTGTCATCGCGACAGGCGCGCTTCCAGATCGTCGACATCGTCGCGGCGATGAAACCGCTGACCAAGCTCTCGCGCCAGATCGTCTCGCCCAAGATGATCCCGTCGCTGGTGCGCGAAGCTTTTCGCGTTGCCCAGGAAGAACGTCCCGGCCCCGTGCATCTGGAACTGCCGGAAGATATCGCGGCGGCGGAGTGCGAGCCGATCGCATTGGTGCCGACGCACCCGGTCGAACTGCCGCTGGCAAGCCCGGGCGCGCTCGATCGCGCCGCCCGCATGATCATGGAAGCCAGGCGCCCGCTGCTGATGTTCGGCGCGGCGGCGTCGCGGCCGCGTGTGACGCCCGATGTCGCCCAGTTCGTGCTGCGCACGCAAATTCCCTATTTCACCACGCAGATGGGCAAGGGCACCGTGCCCGGCGGCACCGAACTCTACATGGGAACGGCTGCACTCTCGGAGCGCGACTATGTGCACGAGGCCATCGAACAGGCCGACCTGATCATCACCATCGGCCACGACACGGTCGAGAAACCGCCCTTCATCATGGGGGCGAAGGGGCCGAAGGTGATTCACGTCGGCTATCAAACGGCCGATGTCGAGCAGGTCTATTTCCCGCAGGCCGAGATCGTCGGTGACCTCGGCCCCTCGCTGGCGCTGCTGGTGGATCGCATCGAAGGCAAGATCCCCAATGCGCAGGCCCTGCTCCCGCTCAGGGAAGGCATTTTGAGCCGGATCGCCGCGCGCGCCACCGAAGACCGTTTCACGCCGCAGCGCATCGTGTATGACGTGCGCACCGTGATGCCGGCCGACGGGATCCTGGCTCTCGACAATGGCATGTACAAAATCTGGTTCGCGCGCAATTACCGCACGCGCATGGCAAACACGCTGCTGCTCGACAATGCGCTGGCCACCATGGGTGCCGGCCTGCCGTCGGCGATGATGGCGGCACTGCTATATCCCCAGCGCCGCGTCATGGCGATCTGCGGCGATGGCGGCTTCATGATGAACAGCCAGGAACTGGAAACCGCCGTCAGGCTCAAGCTCAACCTCGTCGTGCTGCTGCTGGAGGACCATGCCTACGGCATGATCCGCTGGAAGCAGGCGGTCGACGAATTCCCGGATTTCGGCATGACCTTCGGCAATCCCGATTTCGTCAAATACGCCGAGGCCTACGGTGCCAAAGGGACCAGGGTTGATACGATCGCCGACTTGCGGCCGGCGCTGGAACAGGCCTTTGCCGGCGGCGGCGTGCATCTCGTCGTCGTGCCCATCGACTACTCCGAGAACACCAGGGTTCTTGTCGACGAATTGCGCGAGCGGCTGCCGGCACCGCAAACGCCCTGA
- a CDS encoding carbohydrate ABC transporter substrate-binding protein: MTWSHPRGYDPMVACSALWQQKTGVAIAWDRRSLQDFESFPVEELARAYDLIVIDHPHVGQITAESCLSPLDVAGREAARAAIASGSVGQSYPSYNWQGRQWAFPIDAASQVQAWRPDVLDAPPARWSDVLDLARQARVLLPLRPPHVLMTFYTLAGNLGHPCATEPSRDLIDIETGSQVFEAMREITALVEPACFEMDPIAISERMAEAGSRIVCAPLIYGYVSYAISGFRAHRLSFTDIPAVGSNGPIGSALGGTGIAVSAFSKAKDAATDFAYWVASGDVQLGPYAAAGGQPGHAAAWEDQTVNAATGNFYRDTRATLEGAWVRPRHDGYMAFQQAASDRILSGMISGHKAAQVVADLIRLFGESSPVQVSGVAGGGA, encoded by the coding sequence ATGACCTGGAGCCATCCGCGCGGCTACGATCCGATGGTCGCCTGCTCGGCCCTCTGGCAGCAAAAAACCGGCGTCGCCATCGCATGGGACAGGCGCTCGCTGCAGGATTTTGAATCCTTCCCGGTCGAGGAACTGGCGCGTGCCTATGACCTCATCGTCATCGACCATCCTCATGTCGGGCAGATCACGGCGGAGAGCTGCCTCTCGCCGCTGGATGTTGCCGGCCGCGAGGCGGCGCGCGCTGCAATCGCTTCGGGCAGCGTGGGCCAGTCCTATCCGAGCTACAACTGGCAGGGACGGCAATGGGCCTTCCCAATCGATGCGGCCAGCCAGGTCCAGGCGTGGCGGCCGGATGTGCTCGATGCGCCGCCGGCGCGCTGGAGCGATGTGCTCGATCTCGCCCGGCAAGCCCGCGTGCTGTTGCCGTTGCGGCCGCCGCACGTGCTGATGACGTTCTACACGCTTGCCGGCAATCTCGGTCATCCCTGCGCGACCGAACCGTCCCGCGATCTCATCGACATCGAGACCGGCAGCCAAGTCTTCGAAGCGATGCGCGAGATCACAGCACTGGTCGAGCCCGCCTGCTTCGAGATGGATCCGATCGCCATTTCGGAACGCATGGCGGAGGCCGGTTCCCGCATCGTCTGTGCGCCGCTGATCTATGGCTATGTCTCCTATGCGATATCAGGGTTTCGCGCACACCGATTGTCCTTCACCGACATCCCGGCCGTCGGCTCCAACGGTCCAATCGGCTCGGCGCTCGGTGGCACGGGCATAGCGGTGTCGGCCTTTTCCAAAGCGAAAGATGCAGCGACGGACTTCGCCTATTGGGTCGCCAGCGGTGACGTCCAGCTTGGTCCCTATGCCGCCGCTGGCGGCCAGCCTGGCCATGCGGCGGCCTGGGAAGATCAGACGGTCAACGCCGCGACCGGCAATTTCTATCGGGATACGCGCGCGACGCTTGAGGGCGCATGGGTACGGCCGCGCCATGACGGCTACATGGCGTTCCAGCAGGCGGCATCCGACCGCATCCTTTCCGGCATGATCTCCGGGCACAAAGCCGCACAGGTGGTTGCCGATCTCATTCGCCTGTTCGGGGAGAGTTCTCCGGTGCAGGTGTCCGGCGTTGCCGGTGGAGGGGCCTGA
- a CDS encoding CaiB/BaiF CoA-transferase family protein has translation MPAPAELPLAGLVVVDMSQFLSGPYCSLRLLDLGARVIKIERPDGGDLSRRLYLSDTEIGGDSTIFHAINRAKESFAIDLKNEADLEALRGLVVKADVLVQNFRPGVIERLGLDYEAVRKINPRLVYASISGYGEDGPWVKRPGQDLLAQSRSGVMWLNGDEDQGPVPFGLAIGDMLAGAACAQGILAALVRRGITGLGSHIETSLLEALVDFQFEVLTTHLNDGRRLPKRSNFRSAHAYLSAPYGVYPAKDGYLAIAMTPIPKLADLLSLEELAPYRDKPASWFTARDDIKAIIAQRIATKTIDEWLAILEPADIWCAKVLTWPEMLASEGFQSLDMLQTVTRDDDVSILTTSSPLRVDGIRAKVDRAAPRIGEHSAAIRAEFGL, from the coding sequence ATGCCGGCGCCAGCCGAATTGCCGCTTGCCGGTCTTGTCGTCGTCGACATGAGCCAGTTCCTGTCAGGGCCTTATTGCTCGCTCAGGCTGCTCGATCTCGGCGCCCGGGTCATCAAGATTGAACGCCCCGACGGCGGCGACCTGTCGCGCCGGCTCTATCTCAGCGATACCGAGATCGGCGGCGATTCCACGATTTTCCACGCCATCAACCGGGCCAAGGAGAGTTTTGCAATCGACCTCAAGAACGAGGCCGATCTCGAGGCGCTGCGCGGCCTGGTGGTCAAGGCCGACGTGCTGGTCCAGAATTTCCGGCCGGGTGTCATCGAGCGACTGGGCCTCGACTATGAGGCCGTCCGCAAGATCAACCCGCGGCTCGTCTACGCCTCGATCAGCGGCTATGGCGAAGACGGCCCGTGGGTCAAGCGGCCCGGCCAGGACCTGCTCGCACAGTCACGCTCCGGCGTGATGTGGCTGAACGGCGATGAGGACCAGGGACCGGTGCCGTTCGGCCTCGCCATTGGCGACATGCTGGCGGGTGCGGCCTGCGCGCAAGGCATTCTGGCCGCCTTGGTGCGGCGAGGCATCACCGGGCTGGGCAGCCATATCGAAACCAGCCTGCTCGAAGCGCTGGTCGACTTCCAGTTCGAGGTGCTGACCACGCATCTCAATGATGGCCGCCGCTTGCCCAAGCGCTCCAATTTCCGCAGCGCGCACGCCTACCTATCGGCGCCTTATGGCGTCTATCCGGCCAAGGACGGCTACCTCGCCATCGCCATGACGCCGATCCCCAAACTCGCCGATCTGCTGTCGCTCGAGGAGTTGGCCCCTTATCGCGACAAACCCGCATCCTGGTTCACCGCGCGCGACGATATCAAGGCGATCATCGCGCAGAGGATTGCGACGAAAACCATCGACGAGTGGCTGGCCATTCTGGAGCCCGCCGACATCTGGTGCGCCAAGGTGCTGACCTGGCCGGAGATGCTGGCCAGCGAGGGCTTTCAGTCTCTCGACATGCTGCAGACGGTGACCCGCGACGACGATGTCTCGATCCTCACCACCAGTTCGCCGCTGAGGGTCGATGGGATCAGGGCCAAGGTCGATCGCGCCGCACCGCGCATCGGCGAGCACAGTGCCGCGATCCGCGCGGAGTTCGGCCTGTGA